From Bacillota bacterium, the proteins below share one genomic window:
- a CDS encoding helix-turn-helix domain-containing protein, with translation MDVLVVGNDAVATEKVLELLQRDGQIRIYRGVTPSPPDVIVMECPLLTRTQREVLQAYAQLGSAQDVAEERGCSVRTVKHHLNDIRRLLGVKTTVQAVYIATRAGLI, from the coding sequence ATGGACGTGCTGGTCGTCGGCAATGACGCCGTTGCTACCGAGAAGGTTCTGGAACTATTGCAAAGAGATGGACAGATACGTATTTACAGGGGTGTGACCCCGTCGCCTCCTGATGTCATCGTGATGGAGTGCCCTCTACTCACGCGGACACAGCGCGAGGTGTTGCAGGCTTATGCACAGCTCGGTAGCGCCCAGGATGTTGCTGAGGAACGCGGCTGCTCGGTGCGCACGGTCAAGCACCATCTGAACGACATCCGTCGGCTGCTCGGAGTCAAAACCACCGTGCAAGCAGTCTACATTGCCACAAGAGCCGGTTTGATATGA